One Solanum pennellii chromosome 9, SPENNV200 DNA segment encodes these proteins:
- the LOC107030119 gene encoding uncharacterized protein LOC107030119 — protein sequence RKIVFFLRVGVESFLRGNLQVQFGGRRASTLPYEYSDYNSSDEQSLTFDSYTIPEDDLELGQSRLLEVDNRVVLPAKSPIRFIVTSADVPHSWAVPSLGVKCDAVPGRLNQTSISVQREGVYYGQCSEICGTNHAFMPIVVEAVPRKDYGSRVSNQLIPQSPDKEPVLVPSPLYLESSESWGGPARRTEIDLNKLPIPDADTCRVELESRLMNSRRGSYMGEDLTSIVDKHLEIEKVVFSELLRKDYSLESLVAKRNEIRELLFSPYGKALSEKTHALHLRQIFREGAAQSLCFQRVEQALKKYDLFLDNEFFISYLKSLFYFKR from the coding sequence AGAAAAATAGTGTTCTTTCTAAGAGTAGGCGTGGAGAGCTTTTTGCGGGGAAACTTGCAAGTACAGTTTGGGGGGAGGCGGGCGTCGACCCTACCTTATGAGTATTCGGACTATAACAGTTCCGATGAACAGTCACTCACTTTTGACAGTTATACGATTCCAGAAGATGATCTAGAATTGGGTCAATCACGTTTATTAGAAGTCGACAATAGAGTGGTTCTACCAGCAAAGAGCCCTATACGTTTTATTGTAACATCTGCTGATGTACCTCATAGTTGGGCTGTACCTTCCTTAGGTGTCAAATGTGATGCTGTACCGGGTCGTTTAAATCAGACCTCTATTTCGGTACAACGAGAAGGAGTTTACTATGGTCAGTGCAGTGAGATTTGTGGAACTAATCATGCCTTTATGCCTATCGTCGTAGAAGCTGTTCCTAGGAAAGATTATGGCTCTCGGGTATCCAATCAATTAATCCCACAAAGCCCCGACAAAGAGCCAGTACTGGTCCCCTCTCCCTTATACTTAGAAAGCTCTGAGTCTTGGGGTGGCCCGGCGAGAAGGACCGAAATTGATCTCAACAAGCTCCCAATTCCGGATGCCGACACCTGTCGAGTAGAACTCGAGAGCAGGTTAATGAACTCTCGTAGAGGTTCTTATATGGGGGAAGATCTAACCTCTATTGTGGACAAACACCTCGAGATCGAAAAGGTTGTTTTTTCCGAACTTCTGCGCAAAGACTATTCCCTAGAATCGCTTGTTGCGAAGAGGAACGAGATCCGGGAGTTACTCTTCTCCCCATATGGGAAGGCGCTTAGTGAAAAGACCCACGCTTTGCACCTAAGACAAATTTTTCGGGAGGGTGCAGCACAAAGCCTTTGCTTTCAAAGGGTTGAACAGGCGCTCAAGAAATACGATCTATTTTTGGACAATGAATTCttcatttcttatttaaaaagtcttttctattttaaaagATGA